The proteins below come from a single Paenarthrobacter ureafaciens genomic window:
- a CDS encoding universal stress protein yields MSTTNPIVVAVKDSPQSEAALGWAASRARKHHVPLVILHVADDHWSLNPATWNKQLRKAGEELLASAASRVSGQFGIDATTELLTGSVAGALGHYGPNVGLVVVGSGSPHLGGTLTDRALQIAGVTPAPLAVVGTADADGGSGIVVGADGSELSLRAVEFAAAEADREGEELTVLHAYQAPDPVSDAGLAPAELAELMDEQERVILSETVAGLRSTYPDLVVHKVLEPGKEPVRALTDAASGARMLVMGSHGRGGFARLVLGSTTHGVLTHLPCPTVVVPPSQDGSSTD; encoded by the coding sequence ATGAGCACCACCAACCCAATCGTTGTGGCCGTCAAGGATTCTCCACAAAGTGAAGCGGCCCTTGGGTGGGCCGCTTCACGGGCCCGCAAGCACCATGTGCCGTTGGTCATCCTCCATGTGGCCGACGACCACTGGTCGTTGAACCCCGCTACGTGGAACAAACAGCTCCGGAAGGCCGGAGAGGAGCTGCTGGCGTCGGCCGCCTCCCGGGTGAGCGGGCAATTCGGTATCGATGCCACCACCGAGCTGCTGACCGGCAGCGTCGCCGGCGCACTGGGCCATTACGGCCCGAACGTCGGGCTCGTGGTGGTCGGTTCCGGAAGTCCGCATCTTGGCGGCACCCTTACCGACAGGGCCCTGCAGATCGCAGGAGTTACACCGGCTCCTCTCGCAGTGGTCGGTACTGCTGACGCGGATGGCGGGAGCGGCATCGTGGTGGGCGCCGACGGCTCCGAACTTTCGCTGCGTGCGGTCGAGTTCGCCGCCGCGGAGGCGGACAGGGAAGGGGAGGAACTCACCGTCCTCCACGCCTATCAGGCTCCGGACCCGGTCAGCGACGCGGGGCTGGCACCGGCCGAGCTGGCGGAACTGATGGATGAGCAGGAACGCGTCATCTTGTCCGAAACGGTTGCGGGCCTCCGCAGCACCTACCCGGACCTGGTTGTTCACAAAGTGCTCGAACCCGGCAAGGAACCGGTCCGTGCCCTCACCGATGCTGCCTCTGGTGCCCGGATGCTGGTCATGGGCAGCCATGGCCGGGGCGGCTTCGCCCGCCTGGTCCTTGGCTCCACAACCCATGGTGTACTGACCCACCTTCCGTGCCCGACCGTCGTCGTACCTCCCAGCCAGGATGGCAGCTCTACGGATTAA
- a CDS encoding GyrI-like domain-containing protein → MATIEPQPRPITSPEQHTAVVRERVAMTGLTDFFGRAFGAVMAAAQAQHASPVGPPFAMYHGMPTDTVDVEAGFPITPNFTGTSDVAASKLPESEAFEAIHRGPYDTLEKTYALIVERMSAEGKTPSDTMWEFYLSDPVREPDPATWQTRVVWPVAQDTMGRQAPAS, encoded by the coding sequence ATGGCTACCATCGAACCCCAGCCCCGGCCCATCACGTCCCCGGAGCAGCACACTGCAGTGGTCCGCGAGCGCGTGGCAATGACCGGACTTACCGACTTTTTCGGCCGGGCCTTCGGTGCCGTCATGGCAGCGGCGCAGGCCCAGCATGCAAGCCCTGTTGGCCCGCCTTTTGCCATGTATCACGGCATGCCGACGGACACCGTTGATGTGGAAGCCGGGTTTCCGATCACCCCCAACTTCACGGGTACCAGCGACGTGGCAGCCAGCAAACTGCCTGAGTCCGAAGCTTTCGAGGCCATCCATCGGGGCCCGTACGACACCCTCGAAAAAACCTACGCGCTCATCGTTGAGCGAATGAGCGCAGAGGGCAAGACGCCTTCAGACACCATGTGGGAGTTCTACCTCAGCGATCCGGTCAGGGAACCGGACCCCGCCACGTGGCAAACGCGGGTGGTGTGGCCTGTAGCCCAGGACACTATGGGTCGGCAGGCACCTGCCTCGTGA
- a CDS encoding ABC transporter permease, whose product MNPVLAIAGVELRRFFRDRSNIFFVFIFPLMLILLLGIQFGVGSAGPIVAVAGGEGTPLARDLTDRLKAEGLTVRPDAASAVRRDVSRGSTDVGLFISEQAGKAYDDAGPVELEVLAAPDASGQTALQALRATVRDLGRTQLQLRALMDGGVTEDAARSALARAKTSAVEPTVQVMESGGVSSEFRGLGRFDLGAAQQLLLFVFLSSLTGAAALIQARRYGVISRALAAPVTAARTMTGLALGRFAIAGVQGVYILLGTALLFGVDWGNLWLAMLVVGVFSLVAAAAAMVVGSMLDHDGAATGVGIGLGLVVAGLGGCMVPPEFFSEPMAAVSRFTPHRWAYDAIAEVQRHEAALQDILPHLGVLAAMAAGLLVLGTWLLRRSLARAL is encoded by the coding sequence ATGAACCCCGTGCTGGCCATTGCCGGTGTGGAGCTGAGGCGGTTCTTCCGGGATCGGTCCAACATCTTCTTCGTCTTCATTTTTCCCCTGATGCTGATCCTCCTGCTGGGAATCCAGTTCGGGGTGGGGTCCGCGGGACCAATAGTGGCTGTGGCAGGGGGCGAGGGCACGCCCCTGGCCCGCGACCTCACGGACCGACTCAAGGCAGAAGGCCTCACCGTCCGCCCGGACGCGGCGTCCGCGGTTCGCCGCGACGTAAGCCGCGGCAGCACCGACGTCGGACTTTTCATCAGCGAGCAGGCCGGGAAAGCCTATGACGACGCCGGACCGGTGGAACTTGAGGTTCTCGCCGCGCCCGATGCTTCAGGGCAGACCGCTTTGCAGGCTTTGCGGGCAACAGTCCGGGACCTGGGCAGGACGCAGCTGCAATTACGGGCGCTCATGGACGGCGGCGTGACGGAGGACGCCGCGCGCTCGGCCCTGGCACGTGCCAAAACCTCCGCCGTTGAACCCACGGTGCAGGTGATGGAATCCGGCGGTGTCTCCTCGGAGTTCCGGGGCCTGGGCCGGTTCGACCTTGGCGCTGCCCAACAACTGCTGCTGTTTGTCTTCCTCAGCTCCCTGACAGGCGCGGCCGCCCTGATCCAGGCGCGCCGCTACGGCGTGATCTCCCGCGCCTTGGCGGCGCCGGTGACCGCCGCCCGGACCATGACGGGACTGGCCTTGGGCAGATTCGCCATCGCAGGGGTCCAAGGCGTCTATATCCTGCTGGGTACCGCCCTGCTGTTCGGAGTTGACTGGGGGAACTTGTGGCTCGCGATGCTGGTGGTCGGCGTCTTCAGCCTTGTGGCCGCGGCAGCTGCGATGGTGGTCGGCTCGATGCTGGACCACGACGGCGCCGCAACCGGTGTGGGCATAGGTTTGGGATTGGTGGTGGCCGGCTTGGGCGGTTGCATGGTGCCGCCTGAGTTCTTTTCCGAACCGATGGCTGCGGTGTCACGCTTCACTCCGCACCGCTGGGCCTACGATGCCATCGCTGAGGTCCAGCGGCACGAAGCGGCCTTGCAGGACATCCTTCCGCACCTGGGAGTCCTGGCAGCGATGGCTGCGGGTCTGTTGGTCCTGGGAACCTGGCTGCTCCGGCGAAGCCTGGCCAGGGCGTTGTGA
- a CDS encoding ABC transporter permease has protein sequence MNALTALVANDLKQRLRDKSVLIFGLLVPVALMTVLNLAFGGLGDDGPALKPVTVIAGVEDEGPLGDAVLESLVSSPALEVSVQRVAPGDVARTTLDGGSSLGIVIPKDFTESLTTGRAATLQLTRGSTPSLETDVLISVVKEVVNELHAASLTASAGRIAGLSPAAASDLARSTAAASPLMALKESTAPTEQLPLSASLVAGQTGLFLLFTVGFGVVGLLVEKEQGTFARIRSVAVPPWTITASKAVVGFLLGVAASTVLLTSGMVFFGVAFGSPVVVGLLVMSAAAAATSLTFIVVRLVRSAEQANVAQSIIAMVLGIAGGAFFPLQSTGFLATVLELNPVGAFIRGLGISAGGGGIGDVLGPLGVMWIFAAACTLLSRFIPDRSAAQ, from the coding sequence GTGAACGCACTCACGGCCCTGGTGGCCAACGACCTCAAGCAACGGCTCAGGGACAAATCAGTCCTGATATTCGGCCTCTTGGTGCCCGTGGCATTGATGACCGTGCTCAACCTGGCTTTCGGGGGCTTGGGCGACGACGGTCCGGCCCTCAAGCCCGTGACCGTCATCGCCGGCGTCGAGGACGAAGGGCCGCTGGGCGATGCTGTCCTGGAGTCCTTGGTCTCCTCGCCTGCGTTGGAGGTTTCCGTTCAGCGGGTGGCACCCGGCGACGTCGCCCGGACCACCCTTGACGGCGGGAGTTCACTCGGTATTGTCATCCCGAAGGATTTCACCGAGTCACTGACAACCGGAAGGGCCGCTACCCTCCAGCTCACGAGGGGCTCCACCCCCTCACTGGAAACCGATGTGCTCATCTCCGTAGTCAAGGAGGTCGTCAACGAACTCCATGCCGCCTCCCTCACCGCATCAGCAGGCCGGATCGCCGGCCTCTCCCCAGCCGCAGCAAGCGACCTCGCACGGTCGACGGCGGCTGCCTCACCGCTGATGGCGCTCAAGGAATCTACGGCACCCACGGAGCAACTACCCCTCAGCGCCTCGCTCGTGGCCGGACAAACCGGGTTGTTCCTGCTGTTCACTGTGGGTTTTGGCGTAGTGGGGCTGTTGGTGGAAAAGGAACAAGGAACGTTTGCCCGGATCAGGTCCGTCGCGGTCCCCCCATGGACCATCACGGCGTCCAAGGCCGTGGTCGGGTTCCTGCTGGGGGTAGCCGCCAGCACGGTCCTGCTCACCAGCGGCATGGTGTTCTTCGGGGTGGCTTTCGGTTCTCCGGTAGTGGTGGGGTTGCTGGTCATGTCGGCTGCAGCAGCGGCTACCAGCCTGACCTTCATCGTGGTGCGGCTGGTCCGTTCGGCTGAACAAGCCAACGTAGCCCAGTCAATTATTGCCATGGTCCTGGGAATCGCAGGCGGCGCCTTCTTTCCCCTTCAATCCACGGGGTTCTTGGCAACGGTGCTGGAGTTGAATCCAGTGGGGGCTTTCATCCGCGGGCTGGGAATATCAGCCGGGGGCGGCGGAATCGGGGACGTCCTGGGACCCCTTGGCGTCATGTGGATCTTTGCCGCTGCCTGTACGCTCCTCTCCCGATTCATTCCCGATCGGAGCGCGGCGCAATGA
- a CDS encoding ABC transporter ATP-binding protein encodes MTGGTTTTITDRVLTVSHLVKKFGDVTAVNDVSFEIRPGETFGLLGPNGAGKTTIISMVAGLFPPDAGSVDVAGTAMSPSSIQAKRNIGLVPQELAIYPDLSARENLHFFGRLQGLRGKEREARVTVVLDLLGLSDRAKEQTKKFSGGMKRRLNIGIGLLHRPHLLILDEPTVGVDPQSRNSILDAVHRLSAAGTAVLYTTHYMEEAQRLCDRIAILDQGSVQAEGSSDELITLTGGADRIDLEGTGDMAAAAQAIRGILGVKRISPMGTSGLTLTVSDGPRILASIVTGAATAGMHVTSVQVSRPDLESVFLHLTGKALRD; translated from the coding sequence GTGACTGGCGGAACGACCACCACCATCACGGACAGAGTCCTGACGGTCAGCCACCTGGTCAAGAAATTCGGCGACGTCACGGCGGTCAACGACGTATCGTTTGAGATCCGCCCGGGTGAGACGTTCGGCCTCCTGGGGCCGAACGGTGCCGGGAAGACCACCATTATTTCCATGGTTGCCGGACTTTTCCCTCCCGACGCCGGCAGCGTGGACGTTGCCGGCACCGCCATGTCCCCCTCAAGCATCCAGGCCAAGCGGAACATCGGGCTGGTACCGCAGGAGCTTGCCATCTATCCGGACCTCAGCGCCCGGGAGAACCTGCACTTCTTCGGCAGGTTGCAAGGGCTGCGCGGTAAGGAGCGGGAGGCCCGGGTCACCGTAGTCCTGGATCTTCTCGGCTTGAGCGACCGGGCCAAGGAGCAAACCAAGAAGTTCTCGGGCGGCATGAAGCGGCGGCTGAACATCGGGATCGGACTGCTGCACCGTCCGCATTTGCTGATCCTGGATGAGCCGACGGTGGGCGTCGACCCGCAATCCCGCAATTCCATCCTGGACGCCGTGCATCGACTGTCCGCCGCAGGCACTGCCGTGCTGTATACCACCCATTACATGGAAGAGGCCCAACGCCTCTGCGACCGAATAGCCATCCTTGACCAGGGCAGCGTTCAGGCGGAAGGCAGCAGCGACGAACTCATCACCCTGACCGGTGGAGCTGACCGCATCGATCTGGAAGGCACCGGGGATATGGCGGCAGCGGCCCAGGCCATCAGAGGGATACTGGGCGTCAAACGGATAAGCCCGATGGGGACCTCAGGCTTGACCCTGACGGTTTCCGACGGGCCCCGCATTCTCGCCTCGATCGTGACGGGAGCTGCAACGGCCGGCATGCATGTCACGTCCGTCCAAGTGTCCAGGCCGGATCTCGAATCAGTTTTCCTCCATCTCACGGGGAAGGCACTCAGGGATTGA